From Fibrobacter sp. UWB16, one genomic window encodes:
- a CDS encoding lipopolysaccharide biosynthesis protein, giving the protein MEKQESIGFIEFCLRVLNSDLKHFKFFSVFVAIPTIVAFVLVMWVIDPMYAATAVVTPPASKQSMSSALSGMMGGSGMSSLLGLSMDNGDANAVWTILNSWELHDKVIEKFDLAKHYKFKGKFHADLLKEFRRNFGIDYNKEDMFSLFYKDTDAKRAVQVIEFMLEKADSAFNVFKTNQARQSRLYFQGRLDSCEHVLDSVLNSFVDFQVKNNVYEPGVQLSATIKYLSELQAMREEMGMELDFEKLDRGENSKRYQELQKRVKGMNAALGGALKGKHSNIGMIELKKSPELYAEYLRRESEIRIQETLYKLLRQQSEQMRLEEAKMLKNLHVLEPPWENNKKIYPLRAVTLIFVFAVACLLATIVCNIRDYLETEEKRGTAVAREWVTFKGFFKKNKV; this is encoded by the coding sequence ATGGAAAAGCAAGAGTCTATCGGTTTTATTGAATTTTGCCTGCGCGTTTTGAATAGCGACTTGAAGCATTTCAAGTTCTTTTCCGTGTTTGTTGCAATCCCGACCATTGTCGCTTTTGTGCTTGTCATGTGGGTCATTGATCCCATGTATGCGGCGACTGCGGTTGTCACTCCGCCTGCATCCAAGCAGTCCATGAGCAGTGCGCTTAGCGGTATGATGGGCGGCTCGGGCATGAGTTCGCTTTTGGGACTTTCCATGGATAACGGTGATGCGAACGCCGTGTGGACGATTCTCAATTCCTGGGAACTGCATGACAAGGTCATCGAGAAGTTCGACCTCGCGAAGCATTACAAGTTCAAGGGCAAGTTCCATGCGGACTTGCTGAAGGAGTTCCGCAGGAACTTCGGCATTGACTACAACAAGGAAGACATGTTCTCCTTGTTTTACAAGGACACGGACGCAAAGCGTGCGGTACAGGTCATCGAGTTCATGCTGGAGAAGGCGGACTCGGCGTTCAACGTGTTCAAGACGAATCAGGCCCGCCAGTCCAGGCTGTACTTCCAGGGAAGGCTTGATTCCTGCGAACATGTGCTGGATTCCGTGCTGAATTCGTTTGTCGACTTCCAGGTGAAGAACAATGTCTACGAACCGGGTGTGCAGCTAAGCGCGACGATCAAGTACTTGAGCGAGTTGCAGGCCATGCGCGAAGAGATGGGCATGGAACTCGACTTTGAAAAGCTCGACCGCGGCGAGAACAGCAAGCGCTACCAGGAACTCCAGAAGCGCGTCAAGGGCATGAATGCGGCTCTTGGTGGAGCGCTCAAGGGCAAGCATAGCAATATCGGTATGATTGAGCTCAAGAAGTCTCCGGAGCTCTATGCGGAGTACTTGAGGCGTGAATCGGAAATCCGCATCCAGGAAACCTTGTACAAGCTCCTGCGCCAGCAGAGCGAACAGATGCGCTTGGAAGAGGCTAAGATGCTCAAGAACCTCCACGTGCTTGAACCGCCTTGGGAAAACAATAAGAAGATTTACCCGCTTAGGGCTGTCACGTTGATTTTCGTGTTTGCAGTGGCTTGCCTCCTTGCGACAATCGTATGCAATATACGTGACTACCTCGAAACCGAAGAGAAGCGTGGGACTGCCGTGGCTCGCGAATGGGTGACGTTCAAGGGTTTCTTTAAGAAGAACAAGGTCTAG